TAGGCGGGATGCTCACGAACTGGGCCACGATCAAGACGCGGGTAGAGCGTTTGAAAGAATTGGAACGCCGCGAAGAAAGCGGGGGACTCGCCCTGCTGCCTAAAAAAGAAGCAGCAGTTTTGCGCCGCGAAATGGAAAAGCTGCAAAAATACCTGGGTGGCATCAAGGCGATGCGGAAACTACCCGATATAGTCGTGATTGTGGATCAGCGACGGGAGTATAACGCAGTTCAAGAATGCCAGAAGCTATCGATTCCGATCGTATCCCTGCTAGATACAAACTGCGATCCCGATGTGGTGGATATTCCCATTCCGGCAAACGATGACGCCATCAGGTCAATTAAGCTAATAGTAGGTAAGTTGGCTGACGCCATCTATGAAGGTCGTCACGGTCAGCTGGAAGCAGAAGCAGAAGAGGACTACGAAGATTACGAAAGCGCTGAAGAAGACTCCGAGTTCGATGATGGTGAATTCGTCGAAGAAGATGAGGAGGCAGAAACTGAGGAGTAATCAGCGTTAAAAACGTTAACAGAGTGGAACAGACAAGATGGCGGAAATATCAGCAAAAGTAGTTCAAGAGCTGCGCCAAAAAACCGGCGTGGGCATGATGGATTGCAAAAAAGCGCTCAAAGAAACCGACGGTGATATGGCTAAAGCCATTGAATGGCTGCGGCAAAAAGGGCTAGCCCGTGCTGGGGCAATAGAACAACGATCGGCAACAGATGGGCTGGTAGGCAGCTACATCCACACTGGTGGGCGAGTTGGGGTATTGGTGGAAGTAAACTGCCAAACCGACTTTGTAGCCCGCAACGAAGACTTCAAAAGCCTGGTGCAAAACATTGCCATGCAAATTGCGGCTTGTCCCAATGTGGAGTACGTCAAAGTCAGCGACATTCCATCGGAAATCGTTGAGAGGGAAAAGGCGATCGAAATGGGGCGGGATGACTTGGGGAACAAGCCAGTCAACATCAAAGAAAAGATTGTTGAGGGTCGCATTGAAAAACGCCTCAAAGAAATGACTTTGATGGATCAGCCATACATCCGTGACCAAAATATCTCGGTGGATGAGCTGATTAAGCAGCACGTAGCCAAGTTGGGTGAAAATATCCAAGTCCGTCGCTTTGTCCGGTTTGTGCTGGGCGAAGGGCTGGAAAAGAAGGAGAGTAACTTTGCTGAGGAAGTTGCAGCTCAAATGGGCAGCAATTAGGTGGCAATCATTAGTCATCTCCTTTCAAAGAATGTAGAGACGTTGCATGCAACGTCTCTACAAGGGTTACAGGTAACGCACCTTTAATTTCTGAGATGTCTATTGAGTAGCAAAAAAACAGGTCAATCTGTATGGATGACCTGTTTTTGATTTGTGGCTTATCCTAAAAAGAGGAGTTCTGCAAACTTTGCAGCTGTAATAAGGTGATGGCGAGAGCAATTGAGAAAATTGAGCGGGATATAGCGGCGCTGGAAGAGGCAACTTCTGCTCTAGCACAAGAGTTCTACAATACCTACGACCGTTACCTGACGGGCTTGGGGCAGGCAATGCGGCAGCAATTGATCTTGGCAAGTTATCATTTGTGTACCCAAGGATACCCTGACGCATTTCTGAGTTTGTCTTTCAGTCAGCGGCAACAATTGCAGCAGGCTATTCGCCAGCTAGGCGAAAATGCCAAACAAAAGTTGCTCGCCCAATTGCATTCGCCAACCTCCGCAGTACCCCCCCAAGTTCCTACAGATGGCTCTAAGAACGATGACGCCGCAGAACAAGATGTTTTCACCGAGATAAACGCCTTACTGGTAGGGGAGCAGGGGAGCGGGGGAGCGGGGGAATTTTTAAAATCAAGTACGGGCGCAGCATTTGCGGCCAGCATCTCTGGGCAAGTGGAGGAAAATTTGGGCGCAAATGCTTCGCCCGTACAAACTCAAACCGATTCTGTGAGAAACCCAGAGGAATTGGCCGCTTGGCAGGAGAAATTGGAGACTGCGATCGCTAAAAGCCTCCAAAGAGTCTCTCGCGACACAAATCGCCAATTACAGCGATCGGGTATATTATCTAAGAAATTGCCCGAACCAGTTCTGGAAGCAGCCGCCAAAGTAGAGGCGTCTGGCGAGAGCGTGCCGGGGCTGCCCAATCTATTAAACTTGGTAATTGAAACTGAAAACGATTCTCCTATGCCCTTCGGACAACCTATGCCTGACCGCAGGCGATCGCCAACGCCAACGGAGATGCTACGCTCAAGCGATTCGCAAAGCTCGACTCTGATACAGCTGATTGCTATTCATCTGCGGTTATCGGAGATTGAGTTTGCAGACTCCTTGGTGGCAGCTGGGCGGCACCAGATTCGCAACCTCTCGGCCAAACTTAGCAATCTGCGGCGCGATTATCAGAAAAAGCAGCGCGAACGGGCAGTTGCTGAAGCCGAATCCGCTTGGCGTGTCAGCTGGTTCGATGAATAATTTTTAGTTGAAAAAGTCTTTGGTAAATTGATTAATTCCAGATTTTAGATTTAAAATCTTAAAAATAAATAAATTTCAAATCTAAAATCTGACATTTCTCAATAATCG
This DNA window, taken from Argonema galeatum A003/A1, encodes the following:
- the rpsB gene encoding 30S ribosomal protein S2, producing the protein MPVVSLAQMMEAGVHFGHQTRRWNPKMSPYIYTSRNGVHIIDLVQTAQLMEDAYSYMRTAAEQGKKFLFIGTKRQAAGIVAQEAARCGSYYINQRWLGGMLTNWATIKTRVERLKELERREESGGLALLPKKEAAVLRREMEKLQKYLGGIKAMRKLPDIVVIVDQRREYNAVQECQKLSIPIVSLLDTNCDPDVVDIPIPANDDAIRSIKLIVGKLADAIYEGRHGQLEAEAEEDYEDYESAEEDSEFDDGEFVEEDEEAETEE
- the tsf gene encoding translation elongation factor Ts, with translation MAEISAKVVQELRQKTGVGMMDCKKALKETDGDMAKAIEWLRQKGLARAGAIEQRSATDGLVGSYIHTGGRVGVLVEVNCQTDFVARNEDFKSLVQNIAMQIAACPNVEYVKVSDIPSEIVEREKAIEMGRDDLGNKPVNIKEKIVEGRIEKRLKEMTLMDQPYIRDQNISVDELIKQHVAKLGENIQVRRFVRFVLGEGLEKKESNFAEEVAAQMGSN